The DNA window AGCGGCGAAAGCCCTCGATTGCCAGGGCGGCCAGCAAGGCATTTTTGTCTTTGAAGTGTCGGTAGGGGGCCGTTTGAGACACCCCGATCTCCCGGGCCAATGCACGCAGACTCAGGTCGCCAATCCCCCCTTCAATCAGGTGCTGCTCCGCCAGCTCCATGAGTTCCTGGCGAAGGTTGCCGTGGTGATAGTTTGATGTCGGGTTCGTTGCCATAGTACTTTGCCTGGATTACGTGCTTTGTCTGAGGTCTGCGCTTGGCCGGTGAGACAGAGCGCGTCTCTTTGTTAGAGATACCGGCCGTTAGTGATACCGGCGGGATACGATTGCGTAATGTTGACAGCGATAATATTTGCTGTCACGCATTTTCTGTTTTCGGCGGGAAATGCTGCCCCGCCGCCCATCCAGCCGGGGATTCTACCGAAAACTTTGCCCCCCGTCTGGAGTAGGCGTGTCTTGAGGGGGAGTGCGATAATAGGCCATTTGACAGAAAAGGCAGGACGATGGATTTACAGGTCGCGGGTAAGGTGTTTTTTGTTTCGGCAGCCAGCAAGGGGTTGGGCTTGGCGATTGCGAGCGAGTTGGCCATGAATGGCGCCTCGGTGGTGATTGCCAGCCGGGACCAGGGCGCCATTGAAGCGGCGGCCCAAACCCTTGCCCAACAAAGTAACCAGCGAGTGCTCGGCCTGGTGATGGACGCCGCTGACAGCGCCAGTATCGATGCCGCGCTGGCTTCCGCCCTGGCGGCGTTTGGTCGCTTAGATGGCCTGCTGGTGAATGCAGGTGGTCCGCCACCCGGTGTCTTTGAGGATTTTGATGATGCCCAGTGGCAGGGCGCCTTCGAGCTGACATTGATGAGCGCAGTGCGGATGATCCGCGCCGCCCTGCCCGCATTGAAGCAAAACGGTGGGTCGGTGCTGGCGATCACCTCCAGCTATGTGAAAGAGCCGATCCCGGGGATGGTGTTGTCCAACGTGATGCGCGCCGGGGTCAGCAGCCTGATTAAAACCTTGTCGAAACAGTATGCCGCCGATGGGATTCGGGTGAACAATCTGGTGCCCGGTATGATCTACACCGATCGCATTAAGGCGCTGGATAGTATGAATGCCGAA is part of the Spongiibacter taiwanensis genome and encodes:
- a CDS encoding SDR family oxidoreductase, whose protein sequence is MDLQVAGKVFFVSAASKGLGLAIASELAMNGASVVIASRDQGAIEAAAQTLAQQSNQRVLGLVMDAADSASIDAALASALAAFGRLDGLLVNAGGPPPGVFEDFDDAQWQGAFELTLMSAVRMIRAALPALKQNGGSVLAITSSYVKEPIPGMVLSNVMRAGVSSLIKTLSKQYAADGIRVNNLVPGMIYTDRIKALDSMNAEKQGIALDVARAQNESNIPLGRYGEPAEFGKAGAFLLSPAASYISGVTLTVDGGTMKSLF